A genomic window from Pungitius pungitius chromosome 12, fPunPun2.1, whole genome shotgun sequence includes:
- the recql5 gene encoding ATP-dependent DNA helicase Q5 isoform X2 has protein sequence MTSLVCDDTRAGLLHEFCKERETMATTLKQALKTHFGFDSFRSKVQEDVVKVVVKGDKDVFVCMPTGAGKSLCYQLPAVMAEGITLVISPLIALIQDQVDHLKDLNIPACSINSKLPAAERRLILADLWSSSPKLKLLYITPEMVASPSFQPCLSGLCSRGLLSYLAVDEAHCVSQWGHDFRPDYLKLGELRGRLRGVPCLALTATAPKNVQEDIVRSLGLRSPQTFVTPVFRSNLHYDVIFRELLPNPYAHLFAFIQKALALDGGSNQQGCGIVYCRTREGCETVAHQLTKLGVLAKPYHAGLRAGDRTEVQNEWMQGKVLVIVATISFGMGVDKANVRFVAHWNFAKSLASYYQESGRAGRDGLPSSCRTYYSPRDKEQLNFLIRKEVARRQEKRGSAKETDKSVITDFDAMVSFCAQEACRHATISKFFGDKAPDCAGSCDFCRDPKAVRAQLEMAAGLSTKTEAQGAGAPGPFGFQRGLYEGGRKGYGFERFDEEDAGSGEEDGSARKREFSDLFKKQMNMRKAVTDRRREDFVPPDADCPLREAGSQRIPKLTVKAREHCLCLLKEALYGHQSDSLSSAVDVEHEIFRSSKSSNLYKAAVLKKVSQIKKSSPGDQGEGSRSDGGSGTESKLPEEAPSSSSSSSISIEELQGFTSASKIYSMKRKRVGAGLRGSSDPFLTARELLKPHDGSGGSGESVTSSVTSSVTSSVTSSVRARANGAAALNSPPKAGRAASRKQQKLAEAAKSSRDISLYFAKKERSREELEAPGVTPGATPGATPGATPGATPGATPGAAAGATPGAPDEEDAETSPMVDGIQEGSKREVIVVRDVDDDDDDEDGTPETETTSSRLQAAAPEEDAQSAVEPKAAAEEEEEEEEGATASRTEEWAEGVNADRRSPPPAKRRRPADRRVTFNPDVQERPLRRAAAPATLKEAADIVVRCLDPFYKTGKFATKELFKSFARYLSHLLAEGRSQGKGQVEAEAKDLIRTFFSGVERCASEADWKHLRRPQKLQNLTEPQGMMGV, from the exons ATGACGTCATTGGTGTGCGACGACACCAGAGCAGGTTTATTACATGAGTTCTGTAAAGAGCGAGAAACGATGGCAACAACTTTAAAACAAGCTTTAAAAACCCACTTTGGGTTTGACAGTTTTCGATCTAAAGTACAGGAGGATGTTGTTAAAGTAGTAGTTAAAG GTGAcaaggatgtgtttgtgtgcatgcccACCGGAGCAGGAAAGTCCCTCTGTTATCAGCTGCCTGCTGTCATGGCTGAGGGTATCACTCTGGTCATATCCCCCCTCATCGCGCTCATTCAG GACCAGGTGGACCACCTGAAGGACCTGAACATCCCCGCCTGCTCCATCAACTCCAAGCTGCCGGCAGCCGAGCGGCGCCTGATCCTGGCTGACCTGTGGAGCAGCAGCCCCAAGCTGAAGCTGCTCTACATCACTCCGGAGATGGTGGCCTCTCCCTCGTTCCAGCCGTGCCTGAGCGGCCTGTGCTCCCGCGGCCTGCTGTCTTACCTGGCCGTGGACGAGGCTCACTGCGTCTCCCAGTGGGGGCACGATTTCAGGCCGGACTACCTCAAGCTGGGCGAGCTGCGCGGGCGCCTGCGGGGGGTTCCCTGCCTGGCCCTCACGGCGACGGCGCCCAAGAACGTGCAGGAGGACATCGTGCGGTCCCTGGGGCTGCGCTCGCCGCAGACCTTTGTGACGCCCGTGTTCCGCAGCAACCTGCACTACGACGTGATCTTCCGGGAGCTGCTGCCCAACCCTTACGCCCACCTGTTCGCCTTCATTCAGAAGGCGCTGGCACTGGACGGCGGCTCTAACCAACAG GGCTGTGGGATCGTGTACTGTCGGACCAGGGAGGGCTGTGAGACAGTGGCTCACCAGCTGACCAAGCTCGGAGTCTTGGCCAAACCGTACCACGCAG GTCTGAGAGCAGGAGACCGCACGGAGGTCCAGAACGAGTGGATGCAAGGCAAGGTGCTGGTCATTGTAGCCACCATCAGCTTCGGCATGGGAGTGGACAAGGCTAATGTCAG GTTCGTAGCTCACTGGAATTTCGCCAAGTCCCTGGCGAGTTACTACCAAGAGTCTGGGCGCGCCGGGAGGGACGGGCTTCCCTCGTCCTGCCGCACGTACTACTCGCCGAGGGATAAGGAGCAACTCAACTTCCTCATCCGGAAAGAGGTGGCCCGCAGACAG GAGAAACGGGGGTCTGCAAAGGAGACGGACAAATCGGTCATCACGGACTTTGATGCCATGGTGTCCTTCTGTGCCCAAGAAGC CTGTCGCCACGCCACCATCTCCAAGTTCTTCGGGGACAAGGCGCCGGACTGCGCCGGCTCCTGCGACTTCTGCCGCGACCCCAAGGCGGTGCGCGCCCAGCTGGAGATGGCGGCCGGGCTCAGCACCAAGACCGAAGCGCAGGGCGCGGGGGCCCCGGGGCCGTTCGGCTTCCAGCGGGGCCTCTacgaaggagggaggaagggctACGGCTTCGAAAG GttcgacgaggaggacgccggtagcggcgaggaggacggcTCGGCGAGGAAGAGGGAGTTCTCGGACCTCTTCAAGAAGCAGATGAACATGCGGAAGGCG GTGACGGACCGTCGGAGGGAAGACTTCGTCCCCCCGG ACGCCGACTGCCCGCTCAGAGAGGCCGGCAGCCAGAGGATCCCCAAACTCACCGTGAAG GCCCGAGAGCACTGCCTGTGCCTCCTGAAGGAAGCTTTGTACGGCCACCAGAG CGACAGCCTGTCGTCGGCGGTCGACGTCGAACACGAGATCTTCAGGAGCTCCAAGTCCTCCAACTTGTACAAAGCTGCGGTCCTGAAGAAG GTGTCGCAGATTAAAAAGTCGTCACCTGGGGACCAGGGAGAAGGCTCCAGGTCCGACGGCGGCAGCGGAACCGAGTCCAAACTCCCAGAGGAGGCTccttcgtcttcctcctcttcctccatctccatcGAGGAGCTGCAGGGGTTCACCTCTGCATCCAAGATCTACTCG ATGAAGCGGAAGCGAGTCGGAGCCGGCCTGAGAGGATCCTCCGACCCCTTCCTGACCGCCCGGGAGCTGCTGAAGCCCCACGACGGCTCAGGAGGCTCCGGAGAGTCCGTGACGTCGTCCGTGACGTCGTCCGTGACGTCGTCCGTGACGTCGTCCGTCAGGGCCAGAGCGAACGGCGCCGCCGCCCTGAACAGCCCGCCGAAGGCCGGCCGAGCCGccagcaggaagcagcagaaaCTGGCGGAGGCGGCCAAGAGCTCCCGCGACATCTCTCTGTATTTTGCAAAGAAGGAGAGAAGCCgcgaggagctggaggcgcCGGGCGTAACGCCGGGCGCAACGCCGGGCGCAACGCCGGGCGCAACGCCGGGCGCAACGCCGGGCGCAACGCCGGGCGCAGCGGCGGGCGCAACGCCGGGCGCTCCGGATGAAGAAGACGCAGAGACGAGTCCCATGGTGGACGGGATCCAAGAAGGAAGTAAGAGGGAAGTCATAGTTGTAcgtgatgttgatgatgatgatgacgatgaagacGGAACGCCCGAAACGGAGACCACGTCGTCGCGGCTTCAAGCGGCGGCTCCCGAAGAGGACGCCCAGTCCGCCGTGGA gcccaaagcagcagcagaagaagaagaagaagaagaagaaggagccaCGGCGTCTCGAACAGAAGAA tggGCCGAGGGTGTGAACGCCGACCGCCGCTCGCCCCCCCCGGCGAAGCGCCGCCGCCCCGCCGACAGGAGGGTGACCTTCAACCCCGACGTGCAGGAGAGGCCCCTGCGGCGCGCCGCCGCGCCCGCCACGCTGAAGGAGGCGGCCGACATCGTGGTCCGCTGCCTGGACCCCTTCTACAAGACGGGGAAGTTCGCCACCAAG GAGTTGTTCAAGTCCTTCGCCCGCTACTTGTCTCACCTGCTCGCGGAGGGGCGGAGTCAGGGGAAAGGCCAAG TTGAAGCAGAAGCCAAAGATCTCATCAGGACGTTCTTCAGCGGAGTGGAGCGCTGCGCGAGCGAGGCCGACTGGAAGCACCTCAGGAGGCCGCAAAAGCTGCAGAACCTCACAGAGCCACAAGGAATGATGGGAGTTTGA
- the recql5 gene encoding ATP-dependent DNA helicase Q5 isoform X1, with translation MTSLVCDDTRAGLLHEFCKERETMATTLKQALKTHFGFDSFRSKVQEDVVKVVVKGDKDVFVCMPTGAGKSLCYQLPAVMAEGITLVISPLIALIQDQVDHLKDLNIPACSINSKLPAAERRLILADLWSSSPKLKLLYITPEMVASPSFQPCLSGLCSRGLLSYLAVDEAHCVSQWGHDFRPDYLKLGELRGRLRGVPCLALTATAPKNVQEDIVRSLGLRSPQTFVTPVFRSNLHYDVIFRELLPNPYAHLFAFIQKALALDGGSNQQGCGIVYCRTREGCETVAHQLTKLGVLAKPYHAGLRAGDRTEVQNEWMQGKVLVIVATISFGMGVDKANVRFVAHWNFAKSLASYYQESGRAGRDGLPSSCRTYYSPRDKEQLNFLIRKEVARRQEKRGSAKETDKSVITDFDAMVSFCAQEACRHATISKFFGDKAPDCAGSCDFCRDPKAVRAQLEMAAGLSTKTEAQGAGAPGPFGFQRGLYEGGRKGYGFERFDEEDAGSGEEDGSARKREFSDLFKKQMNMRKAVTDRRREDFVPPDADCPLREAGSQRIPKLTVKAREHCLCLLKEALYGHQRSEDAFSDSLSSAVDVEHEIFRSSKSSNLYKAAVLKKVSQIKKSSPGDQGEGSRSDGGSGTESKLPEEAPSSSSSSSISIEELQGFTSASKIYSMKRKRVGAGLRGSSDPFLTARELLKPHDGSGGSGESVTSSVTSSVTSSVTSSVRARANGAAALNSPPKAGRAASRKQQKLAEAAKSSRDISLYFAKKERSREELEAPGVTPGATPGATPGATPGATPGATPGAAAGATPGAPDEEDAETSPMVDGIQEGSKREVIVVRDVDDDDDDEDGTPETETTSSRLQAAAPEEDAQSAVEPKAAAEEEEEEEEGATASRTEEWAEGVNADRRSPPPAKRRRPADRRVTFNPDVQERPLRRAAAPATLKEAADIVVRCLDPFYKTGKFATKELFKSFARYLSHLLAEGRSQGKGQVEAEAKDLIRTFFSGVERCASEADWKHLRRPQKLQNLTEPQGMMGV, from the exons ATGACGTCATTGGTGTGCGACGACACCAGAGCAGGTTTATTACATGAGTTCTGTAAAGAGCGAGAAACGATGGCAACAACTTTAAAACAAGCTTTAAAAACCCACTTTGGGTTTGACAGTTTTCGATCTAAAGTACAGGAGGATGTTGTTAAAGTAGTAGTTAAAG GTGAcaaggatgtgtttgtgtgcatgcccACCGGAGCAGGAAAGTCCCTCTGTTATCAGCTGCCTGCTGTCATGGCTGAGGGTATCACTCTGGTCATATCCCCCCTCATCGCGCTCATTCAG GACCAGGTGGACCACCTGAAGGACCTGAACATCCCCGCCTGCTCCATCAACTCCAAGCTGCCGGCAGCCGAGCGGCGCCTGATCCTGGCTGACCTGTGGAGCAGCAGCCCCAAGCTGAAGCTGCTCTACATCACTCCGGAGATGGTGGCCTCTCCCTCGTTCCAGCCGTGCCTGAGCGGCCTGTGCTCCCGCGGCCTGCTGTCTTACCTGGCCGTGGACGAGGCTCACTGCGTCTCCCAGTGGGGGCACGATTTCAGGCCGGACTACCTCAAGCTGGGCGAGCTGCGCGGGCGCCTGCGGGGGGTTCCCTGCCTGGCCCTCACGGCGACGGCGCCCAAGAACGTGCAGGAGGACATCGTGCGGTCCCTGGGGCTGCGCTCGCCGCAGACCTTTGTGACGCCCGTGTTCCGCAGCAACCTGCACTACGACGTGATCTTCCGGGAGCTGCTGCCCAACCCTTACGCCCACCTGTTCGCCTTCATTCAGAAGGCGCTGGCACTGGACGGCGGCTCTAACCAACAG GGCTGTGGGATCGTGTACTGTCGGACCAGGGAGGGCTGTGAGACAGTGGCTCACCAGCTGACCAAGCTCGGAGTCTTGGCCAAACCGTACCACGCAG GTCTGAGAGCAGGAGACCGCACGGAGGTCCAGAACGAGTGGATGCAAGGCAAGGTGCTGGTCATTGTAGCCACCATCAGCTTCGGCATGGGAGTGGACAAGGCTAATGTCAG GTTCGTAGCTCACTGGAATTTCGCCAAGTCCCTGGCGAGTTACTACCAAGAGTCTGGGCGCGCCGGGAGGGACGGGCTTCCCTCGTCCTGCCGCACGTACTACTCGCCGAGGGATAAGGAGCAACTCAACTTCCTCATCCGGAAAGAGGTGGCCCGCAGACAG GAGAAACGGGGGTCTGCAAAGGAGACGGACAAATCGGTCATCACGGACTTTGATGCCATGGTGTCCTTCTGTGCCCAAGAAGC CTGTCGCCACGCCACCATCTCCAAGTTCTTCGGGGACAAGGCGCCGGACTGCGCCGGCTCCTGCGACTTCTGCCGCGACCCCAAGGCGGTGCGCGCCCAGCTGGAGATGGCGGCCGGGCTCAGCACCAAGACCGAAGCGCAGGGCGCGGGGGCCCCGGGGCCGTTCGGCTTCCAGCGGGGCCTCTacgaaggagggaggaagggctACGGCTTCGAAAG GttcgacgaggaggacgccggtagcggcgaggaggacggcTCGGCGAGGAAGAGGGAGTTCTCGGACCTCTTCAAGAAGCAGATGAACATGCGGAAGGCG GTGACGGACCGTCGGAGGGAAGACTTCGTCCCCCCGG ACGCCGACTGCCCGCTCAGAGAGGCCGGCAGCCAGAGGATCCCCAAACTCACCGTGAAG GCCCGAGAGCACTGCCTGTGCCTCCTGAAGGAAGCTTTGTACGGCCACCAGAGGTCAGAAGACGCCTTCAG CGACAGCCTGTCGTCGGCGGTCGACGTCGAACACGAGATCTTCAGGAGCTCCAAGTCCTCCAACTTGTACAAAGCTGCGGTCCTGAAGAAG GTGTCGCAGATTAAAAAGTCGTCACCTGGGGACCAGGGAGAAGGCTCCAGGTCCGACGGCGGCAGCGGAACCGAGTCCAAACTCCCAGAGGAGGCTccttcgtcttcctcctcttcctccatctccatcGAGGAGCTGCAGGGGTTCACCTCTGCATCCAAGATCTACTCG ATGAAGCGGAAGCGAGTCGGAGCCGGCCTGAGAGGATCCTCCGACCCCTTCCTGACCGCCCGGGAGCTGCTGAAGCCCCACGACGGCTCAGGAGGCTCCGGAGAGTCCGTGACGTCGTCCGTGACGTCGTCCGTGACGTCGTCCGTGACGTCGTCCGTCAGGGCCAGAGCGAACGGCGCCGCCGCCCTGAACAGCCCGCCGAAGGCCGGCCGAGCCGccagcaggaagcagcagaaaCTGGCGGAGGCGGCCAAGAGCTCCCGCGACATCTCTCTGTATTTTGCAAAGAAGGAGAGAAGCCgcgaggagctggaggcgcCGGGCGTAACGCCGGGCGCAACGCCGGGCGCAACGCCGGGCGCAACGCCGGGCGCAACGCCGGGCGCAACGCCGGGCGCAGCGGCGGGCGCAACGCCGGGCGCTCCGGATGAAGAAGACGCAGAGACGAGTCCCATGGTGGACGGGATCCAAGAAGGAAGTAAGAGGGAAGTCATAGTTGTAcgtgatgttgatgatgatgatgacgatgaagacGGAACGCCCGAAACGGAGACCACGTCGTCGCGGCTTCAAGCGGCGGCTCCCGAAGAGGACGCCCAGTCCGCCGTGGA gcccaaagcagcagcagaagaagaagaagaagaagaagaaggagccaCGGCGTCTCGAACAGAAGAA tggGCCGAGGGTGTGAACGCCGACCGCCGCTCGCCCCCCCCGGCGAAGCGCCGCCGCCCCGCCGACAGGAGGGTGACCTTCAACCCCGACGTGCAGGAGAGGCCCCTGCGGCGCGCCGCCGCGCCCGCCACGCTGAAGGAGGCGGCCGACATCGTGGTCCGCTGCCTGGACCCCTTCTACAAGACGGGGAAGTTCGCCACCAAG GAGTTGTTCAAGTCCTTCGCCCGCTACTTGTCTCACCTGCTCGCGGAGGGGCGGAGTCAGGGGAAAGGCCAAG TTGAAGCAGAAGCCAAAGATCTCATCAGGACGTTCTTCAGCGGAGTGGAGCGCTGCGCGAGCGAGGCCGACTGGAAGCACCTCAGGAGGCCGCAAAAGCTGCAGAACCTCACAGAGCCACAAGGAATGATGGGAGTTTGA
- the si:ch211-120g10.1 gene encoding butyrophilin subfamily 3 member A3, whose amino-acid sequence MMQCFHFMVEPAKNFTAKIKESHKRAKNEKREPLDEDQLFVVDLARDLSRVCQRSSVLELIWNLDDTWPTSLCKVFILQWASMLESKKRPMQTDGWPEVEQVQPDMINEQDLLQAKAGILNWIKDLRAQPEQSVWPGEPVAKALEDLQSAWRWGRAPNLLAAMELVFWTLMVQRPDKDTIPQQWLMWKQKTQTIGAISYIPQSVWDWISDAAVEVTLDLDTANPDLLITDERRMRCGFERKDIPNYHQRFDGWWCAVGLEGFSSGRHYWEVEVGERDWRLGVAKESALRKGFKSLNTDTGYLSLRLERGTELKALTVPFTALPAGLIPRKVGVYVDYDRGQLSFYDADKHLHIYTYNESFDERLFPLFGTVEIIKDLVIKSPAARSQCICPAPCLWG is encoded by the exons ATGATGCAGTGTTTTCACTTCATGGTGGAGCCGGCCAAAAACTTTACGGCCAAGATAAAG GAATCGCACAAGAGAGCGAAGAACGAGAAGAGGGAGCCTCTGGATGAGGATCAGCTGTTCGTTGTGGACCTAGCTAGAGATCTAAGCCGAGTGTGCCAG AGGTCCTCAGTCCTGGAGCTCATCTGGAACCTTGATGACACCTGGCCCACCTCTCTCTGCAAGGTCTTCATCCTGCAGTGGGCCTCCATGTTGGAGAGCAAG aagaGGCCGATGCAGACGGACGGCTGGCCAGAGGTGGAACAGGTGCAGCCTGATATGATTAATGAGCAGGACCTGCTTCAGGCCAAAGCTGGGATCCTCAACTGGATCAAGGACCTGAGAGCTCAGCCCGAG CAGAGCGTGTGGCCCGGGGAACCTGTGGCGAAGGCCCTGGAGGACCTGCAGTCCGCGTGGCGCTGGGGCCGCGCACCCAACCTGCTGGCTGCCATGGAGCTGGTTTTCTGGACTCTAATGGTGCAACGGCCTGATAAG GACACCATCCCGCAGCAGTGGCTCATGTGGAAGCAGAAGACTCAGACCATTG GTGCCATATCCTACATTCCTCAATCAG tgtgggACTGGATCTCAGATGCAGCCG TGGAGGTGACTCTGGATCTGGACACGGCCAACCCTGACCTGCTCATCACAGACGAGAGGCGGATGCGCTGCGGCTTCGAGAGGAAGGACATTCCCAACTACCACCAACGCTTCGACGGCTGGTGGTGCGCCGTCGGGCTGGAGGGCTTCAGCTCCGGCCGCCActactgggaggtggaggtgggcgaGCGCGACTGGAGGCTGGGCGTGGCCAAGGAGTCGGCCCTGAGGAAAGGCTTCAAGTCCCTGAACACGGACACGGGCTACCTGAGCCTGCGGCTGGAGCGCGGCACCGAGCTGAAGGCCCTGACGGTGCCGTTCACCGCCCTGCCGGCCGGCCTCATCCCCCGCAAGGTGGGCGTCTACGTCGACTACGACCGCGGCCAGCTGTCCTTCTACGACGCCGACAAGCACCTGCACATTTACACCTACAACGAGAGCTTCGACGAGAGGCTGTTCCCCTTGTTCGGCACGGTGGAGATCATCAAGGATCTGGTGATCAAGTCTCCGGCGGCCAGGAGCCAATGTATCTGCCCGGCTCCCTGCCTCTGGGGTTGA
- the cdr2l gene encoding cerebellar degeneration-related protein 2-like, with protein MLRAGGMEEFITEEEEPWYDQRDLEQDLHLAAELGKTLLERNKELEDSLQQMYIDNEEQVQEIEYLSKQLELLREMNEQHAKVYEQLDVTARELEITNEKLVLESKASQQKIDRLTGTMDTLHGQVDSLTVRVEELRTLEELRVRREKTERRKTVHSFPCIKELCTAPRYEDGFLLANPGSVDLAEERPADEENERLRGMVSSLRAAMAAERSRREGAERECSAVLQEFERLEQRLLGAEGCQLRVQELEAELQEMQQLRKSRACLMGGMEHGLETLLANGPETDTPEEGLGPGGEEGEEEGGDAEQGPTGQQVRKSCSDTALNAISARDASGRRQGSYAIHANGVRKRGMSILREVDEQYHALLEKYEGLLGKCRRHEESLCHAGVQTSRPVSRDPSMRDYSAVCAGPSAAAAAAAPPPLPPPAPSTPEALEGISRQVEQVDKRLSQNTPEYKALFKEIFSRLQKTKSDVNSSKSKKGHK; from the exons ATGCTGCGCGCGGGCGGGATGGAGGAGTTCAtcacggaggaagaggagccgtGGTACGACCAGCGGGACCTGGAGCAAg acCTGCACCTGGCCGCGGAGCTCGGGAAGACGCTCCTGGAACGCaacaaggagctggaggactcGCTGCAACAGATGTACATCGACAACGAGGAGCAAGTGCAGGAGATTGAG TACCTGTCCAAGCAGCTGGAGCTCCTGCGGGAGATGAACGAGCAGCACGCCAAGGTGTACGAGCAGCTGGACGTGACGGCCCGAGAGCTGGAGATCACCAACGAGAAGCTGGTTCTGGAGAGCAAGGCCTCGCAGCAGAAGATAGACCG gttgaCGGGCACCATGGACACCTTGCATGGTCAGGTGGACAGCCTGACGGTGCGGGTGGAGGAGCTCCGGactctggaggagctgagggTCCGCCGAGAGAAGACGGAGCGCCGGAAGACGGTGCACTCCTTCCCCTGCATCAAAGAGCTGTGCACGGccccgag GTACGAGGACGGCTTCCTGTTGGCCAACCCGGGGAGCGTGGACCTGGCCGAGGAGCGGCCGGCGGACGAGGAGAACGAGCGCCTCCGGGGCATGGTGTCCTCGCTGCGCGCCGCCATGGCCGCCGAGCGCTCCCGGCGGGAGGGCGCCGAGCGCGAGTGCTCCGCCGTGCTGCAGGAGTTCGAGCGGCTGGAGCAGCGGCTCCTGGGGGCCGAGGGCTGCCAGCTGCGGGtccaggagctggaggccgAGCTGCAGGAGATGCAGCAGCTGCGGAAGTCCCGCGCGTGCCTGATGGGCGGCATGGAGCACGGCCTGGAGACGCTGCTCGCCAACGGCCCCGAGACGGACACCCCGGAGGAGGGCCtgggcccggggggggaggagggggaggaggagggcggcgaCGCGGAGCAGGGGCCCACCGGGCAGCAGGTGAGGAAGAGCTGCAGCGACACGGCCCTGAACGCCATCTCGGCGCGCGACGCCTCGGGCCGGCGCCAGGGCAGCTACGCCATCCACGCCAACGGCGTGCGCAAGCGGGGGATGTCCATCCTGCGCGAGGTGGACGAGCAGTACCACGCGCTGCTGGAGAAGTACGAGGGGCTGCTGGGGAAGTGCCGGCGCCACGAGGAGAGCTTGTGCCACGCCGGGGTGCAGACGTCCCGGCCCGTCTCCAGGGACCCGTCTATGAGGGACTACAGCGCCGTCTGCGCCGGGCCctcagcagcggcggcggcagcagcaccaccccccCTGCCGCCGCCGGCACCCTCCACCCCGGAGGCCCTGGAGGGGATCAGcaggcaggtggagcaggtggacaAGCGGCTGAGCCAGAACACGCCGGAGTACAAGGCCCTCTTCAAGGAGATCTTCTCCCGCCTGCAGAAGACCAAGAGCGACGTGAACTCCAGCAAGAGCAAGAAGGGCCacaagtga
- the LOC119220062 gene encoding rho GDP-dissociation inhibitor 1-like yields the protein MVCTPNTEKEQAFILKTTHRMLSAESGTSEESFFRRFTSLPLATVDRRLCASTCDITLTMAEQEPTPEQLEELAAANKEGENAVNYKPPAQKSLQEIQQLDEEDESLRKYKEALLGKVATVADPSVPNVQVMRMTLVCDTAPQPLVLNLQDLDKLRKNPFVMKEGIEYRIKITFKVNKDIVSGLKYTQQTFRKGIKLDKSDYMVGSYGPKADEEYEFLTTVEESPKGLLARGTYNIKSKFTDDDEHDHLSWEWSLTIKKDWTN from the exons ATGGTCTGCACGCCGAATACAGAGAAGgaacaagcttttattttgaagaccACGCACCGGATGCTGTCCGCTGAGAGCGGGACGTCGGAAGAAAGTTTCTTCCGCCGCTTCACTTCACTCCCTCTCGCCACCGTCGACAGGAGGCTCTGCGCTAGTACCTGCGATATAACG CTCACCATGGCAGAACAGGAACCCACAccggagcagctggaggagctcgcCGCCGCCAACAAGGAGGGCGAGAACGCGGTGAACTACAAACCTCCGGCCCAGAAGAGCCTGCAGGAGATCCAGCagctggacgaggaggacgaaaGCCTGCGCAAGTACAAGGAGGCCCTGCTGGGCAAGGTGGCCACGGTCGCAG atcccaGCGTCCCGAACGTCCAGGTGATGCGAATGACTCTGGTGTGTGACACGGCTCCGCAGCCCTTGGTGCTGAACCTGCAGG ACTTGGACAAATTAAGGAAGAACCCGTTTGTGATGAAGGAGGGAATCGAGTACagaataaagatcaccttcaAG GTCAACAAGGACATCGTGTCGGGCCTGAAGTACACCCAGCAAACGTTCAGAAAAGGAATCAAAC TTGACAAGTCGGACTACATGGTCGGCAGCTACGGGCCCAAAGCGGACGAGGAGTACGAGTTCCTCACCACCGTGGAGGAGTCCCCGAAAGGCCTGCTGGCCCGCGGCACCTACAACATCAAGTCCAAGTTCACCGACGACGACGAGCACGACCACCTCTCCTGGGAATGGAGCCTGACCATCAAGAAGGACTGGACAAACTGA